The proteins below are encoded in one region of Nitrosomonas ureae:
- a CDS encoding ABC transporter permease, with product MSHLKLSFRMLCRDWRAGELNVLVLALIIAVSGMTTVGFFAERVELALTRESNQLLGADLLVISSRPLPETYADEASRLGLTISSLTKFPSMISDGENNLLTEIKAVTEGYPLRGRIHLASRSSISRAEQPEITIADTIPQPGTIWVDEKVMTRLDLKANDVVDVGAAQLTVTELVVREPDHSVGFINMGARAMINASDLSETDLIQEGSRVSYQLLVAGEVKAVQQFRDWIKPQLTKAQRVEGIRDARPEIKAALERAEKFLSLAALASVVLAAAAIALAVRRFTQRHLDGCAVMRSLGASQQQLFYLYWYYFTTLGVIASAIGCLIGFAAQQILTHWLIGIVDTALPWPSWLPALQGLLVGLVLLVGFALPPVLNLRSVPALRVLRRDIGLSNAHSLAGYLLGLVTLSLLFIWKAQDLKLGLYIVTGFVSAIIIFGCLGWLLIKVLSGLRHQAGGAWRYGLASIYRRAISSVLQAVALGLGLMALLVLTLIQNDLIDDWHASLPPNAPNHFLVNIQADQVQSLQEFFQQYEIEPPPMYPMVKGRLVKINGKNVSPKSYKDDLHAERHIRREFNLTWANELSSDNQIVQGTWWNTGTHEAELSIEEGIAKTIRVKLGDELTYDIAGSHFTAKITSVRKVDWDTFKANFFVVVPPGLLDNYPASFVTSFYVPPAEISMIHELVRTFPSILVVDVAVVINQVQQMIQQVSQAIEFVFLFTLLGGFAVLYAAIAATQDERIYEAAIFRTLGAKREQLSRAWAAEFAILGGLAGLFASAGASALAYVISKHVLHFDYTFNPWIWVVGTLAGVIGVLVAGLLGTRSALSSPPLLTLRKIG from the coding sequence ATGAGCCATTTGAAATTGTCTTTCCGTATGCTATGCCGTGATTGGCGCGCAGGTGAGCTTAATGTTCTGGTGTTGGCATTGATCATTGCAGTGAGCGGTATGACCACGGTAGGTTTTTTTGCCGAGCGAGTGGAGTTGGCCCTCACGCGTGAAAGTAATCAATTATTGGGCGCCGATTTACTGGTCATTTCGAGCCGACCTTTGCCGGAGACTTATGCTGATGAGGCCAGTCGATTAGGGTTAACAATATCCTCGTTAACCAAGTTTCCCAGCATGATTTCTGATGGTGAGAATAATTTGCTCACGGAAATTAAAGCGGTAACTGAGGGATATCCCTTACGCGGGCGTATACATCTGGCCAGCCGGTCGTCAATATCGCGTGCAGAGCAGCCAGAAATTACGATCGCAGACACCATACCGCAACCGGGTACTATTTGGGTGGATGAGAAAGTCATGACGCGCCTTGATCTGAAAGCAAACGATGTGGTCGATGTCGGGGCGGCGCAACTAACCGTAACTGAACTGGTTGTACGCGAACCGGATCACTCGGTAGGATTTATCAACATGGGTGCACGTGCCATGATCAATGCATCCGATTTATCGGAAACGGATTTGATTCAGGAAGGTAGCCGTGTTTCGTATCAGCTGCTGGTGGCCGGTGAAGTAAAGGCAGTGCAGCAATTCCGCGATTGGATAAAACCACAACTGACAAAAGCACAAAGAGTGGAAGGCATTCGCGATGCGCGTCCCGAGATTAAAGCCGCGTTGGAGCGTGCGGAAAAATTCTTAAGTCTGGCCGCATTGGCCAGCGTGGTTTTGGCAGCCGCAGCAATCGCATTGGCGGTGCGCCGGTTTACTCAGCGCCATTTGGATGGATGTGCTGTGATGCGCAGCTTGGGAGCCAGCCAACAGCAACTGTTTTATCTTTATTGGTATTATTTTACTACCTTGGGTGTTATTGCCAGCGCCATCGGCTGTTTGATCGGCTTTGCCGCGCAGCAAATTCTGACGCATTGGCTGATTGGTATCGTGGATACTGCATTACCCTGGCCAAGCTGGTTGCCAGCGTTGCAAGGATTGCTGGTTGGCTTGGTGTTATTAGTCGGTTTTGCATTGCCGCCGGTGCTGAATTTGCGTAGCGTTCCGGCGTTACGCGTGTTGCGTAGAGACATCGGCTTATCCAATGCACACAGTTTGGCAGGTTATTTATTGGGATTGGTAACTTTATCGCTGTTGTTTATTTGGAAAGCGCAAGATCTAAAGTTGGGTCTTTATATCGTGACAGGGTTTGTTTCAGCGATTATTATTTTTGGTTGCCTGGGCTGGTTGCTGATTAAAGTGCTTTCAGGTCTGCGTCATCAAGCCGGGGGTGCCTGGCGCTATGGTTTGGCCAGTATTTATCGTCGTGCAATTTCTAGCGTATTGCAAGCCGTGGCTTTGGGATTGGGATTGATGGCATTGCTTGTGCTGACTCTGATTCAGAATGATCTGATTGATGATTGGCACGCTAGCTTACCTCCCAACGCGCCAAATCACTTCCTGGTAAATATACAAGCGGATCAAGTGCAGTCGCTGCAAGAATTTTTTCAGCAATATGAGATAGAGCCGCCGCCGATGTATCCGATGGTCAAGGGGCGACTGGTCAAGATTAATGGTAAAAATGTATCACCTAAAAGCTATAAGGATGATCTGCATGCCGAGAGGCACATACGGCGTGAATTCAATTTAACCTGGGCAAACGAACTTTCATCGGATAACCAGATTGTTCAGGGGACTTGGTGGAATACCGGTACTCATGAGGCCGAGTTGTCGATTGAAGAAGGCATAGCCAAAACCATTCGCGTTAAGTTAGGTGATGAGCTGACTTATGATATTGCCGGAAGCCACTTCACGGCCAAAATTACCAGTGTAAGAAAAGTGGATTGGGATACTTTCAAGGCTAACTTTTTTGTTGTGGTACCTCCAGGTTTGCTGGATAACTATCCGGCCAGTTTTGTCACCAGCTTCTATGTGCCGCCAGCAGAAATTTCCATGATTCATGAACTTGTCAGGACATTTCCAAGCATTCTGGTCGTCGATGTGGCTGTAGTTATCAATCAGGTGCAGCAAATGATCCAGCAAGTTTCTCAAGCCATTGAATTTGTTTTTTTATTCACTTTGTTGGGAGGGTTCGCCGTATTGTATGCGGCAATTGCCGCAACACAAGATGAGCGCATTTATGAAGCAGCCATTTTCAGAACACTGGGCGCCAAGCGAGAGCAATTGTCACGCGCATGGGCTGCCGAGTTTGCGATTCTGGGCGGATTGGCCGGGTTATTTGCATCGGCCGGGGCCAGTGCGCTTGCGTATGTCATCAGCAAGCATGTTCTGCATTTCGACTACACATTTAATCCGTGGATCTGGGTGGTTGGCACATTGGCGGGTGTGATCGGTGTTTTGGTGGCAGGTTTGCTGGGTACGCGTTCAGCGCTATCCAGTCCGCCACTATTGACGTTACGCAAAATCGGTTAA